The following proteins are co-located in the Mesorhizobium sp. M1E.F.Ca.ET.045.02.1.1 genome:
- a CDS encoding glutathione S-transferase family protein, with amino-acid sequence MKLYDYVLSPSCYKARLMAALAGVKLDIRPVDFHPGAEHRGPELMALNPAGSIPILEDGDLVLTESSAMLVYLAAKAAPQWLGNDTAAEAARVQQWLSFSHRLTASLGAARLHEMLLRPGNIDVLQGQGTTALRELEAGLVEQHIRGQRFLASDRPSVADIACFPYVALAPDGGVSLDPYPVIRLWSRAIRGLDGFIEMPGIHRLHELRPEPVPGET; translated from the coding sequence ATGAAGCTCTACGACTATGTGCTGTCGCCGAGCTGCTACAAGGCGCGCCTGATGGCTGCGCTGGCCGGGGTGAAGCTCGACATCCGGCCCGTCGACTTCCATCCTGGTGCCGAGCATCGCGGTCCCGAACTTATGGCGCTTAACCCGGCGGGTTCGATCCCGATCCTGGAGGATGGCGACCTCGTCCTGACCGAATCCTCGGCCATGCTGGTCTACCTCGCCGCGAAGGCGGCACCGCAATGGCTGGGCAACGATACGGCCGCAGAGGCGGCGCGGGTCCAGCAATGGCTTTCCTTCTCGCATCGGCTAACCGCCAGCCTGGGGGCGGCGCGCCTGCATGAGATGCTGCTGCGTCCGGGCAATATCGATGTCCTTCAGGGACAGGGGACAACGGCCCTGCGGGAGCTGGAAGCCGGCCTCGTCGAACAGCATATCCGTGGCCAGCGTTTCCTCGCGTCGGACCGGCCGAGTGTCGCCGACATCGCCTGCTTTCCCTATGTGGCGCTGGCGCCGGACGGCGGCGTCTCGCTCGATCCCTATCCCGTGATCCGGCTGTGGTCGCGGGCGATCCGCGGTCTCGACGGCTTCATCGAGATGCCCGGCATCCACCGGCTGCACGAGCTCAGACCCGAGCCCGTCCCAGGCGAGACCTGA